The following nucleotide sequence is from Aspergillus luchuensis IFO 4308 DNA, chromosome 1, nearly complete sequence.
TCCCCTTATATCCTCATTGATAACCTCAAGTCACCTCTATCTATTCTGAccctcatctcatccaagcACGGTTAACCATCCACAAACACACAAAACTCATACACGCGGACCTTCTAACCTCCAACCGACCCCTCATCCCCGCCTCCCGCGGgacccaacaccaccaccgcaccgCGGTGGAGCTCTCCGACAAAAAAAGTCCCATGGCCTTCGCGACATCCACAACTTTCACACGCACATTACTCCGCCCATTCATCTCAACCAACTTCGCATCCCTATCCCTATCCCTAACTCCCACcacatcagcagcaacaatcGCACGCACCAtgtcctccaccaccacatcaacCCCCCAAACCGCCACCGTCGCCGCCGGCTGCTTCTGGGGCGTCGAACACCTCTTCCGCAAACACTTCGGCAACGGCAAGGGCCTCCTCTCAGCCAAAGTAGGATATTGCGGTGGTCACAGTGCCTCGCCTTCCTACCGGGCTGTTTGTACGGGTGATACTGGACGTATGCTATCCCTTCCCTTTTATCCCCAAACCCCTCAACACACTGATAACCATCCATAACTAATCACTggatgggggatggggaaaTGAATAGACGCCGAAGCCCTCCAAATGACCTACGACCCAAGCATCGTGAGCTACCGCTCCCTGCTCGAGTTCTTCTATAGAATGCACGACGCCACGACGCTGAACCGCCAGGGCCCGGACGTGGGCACACAATACCGCAGTGTGATCTTCACGCATAACgatgagcaggagaagatcgcCAATGAGGTGACGGAGAAGGTCGGCAAGGAGTGGTTCAAGCAGCCGGTTTCGACGGTCGTGGTGCCTGCGGGCCAGTGGTGGGATGCCGAGGAGTATCATCAGTTGTATTTGAATAAGAATCCGGAGGGGTATGAGTGTCCGGCTCAGTAagtgttttctttctttcttttggttcCCTTCGGGTGGGGGTGATGCTAATGGGTGGGTATAGTTTTGTGAGGTCGTTTCCTCCGCTTTCTGAGtagggtggatttggtgggttgggagaTTGATGCATTGTGTATAGTGTATAGTTGAATGGCATTATTTTGTTGCTTGTTTCTTGTTAAGCTGGTTTATGGGCTACGATATCTACTTCTGGTATGAACATACGGTTCATTAACATCCTGATTACAGCcctaatagtagtaatttgTGCAAAAGCAACTCCATCCTAGAATCCGTGACATTTCCATAAATGAACAGAACCCCTTATTCTGGTCCGTGGCCCGCACGGACCGACTCAGGCACACCCTCCCATATATCTCCAGTGTATGGAGGTGGGTCAGGGTCTCTCGCATTTCCAACTTGCAGATGGCCGGCGTCATCCGGACTACATGACACATGGTGCCCGTTCACCTTTCTCACTCAACACTACTAAATGATGCAATGGATATGTTATCCTTTGCGTGGCATGTGCCATCTGCAGGCAAAACGCCTGAGTCAACGCAGGGTCCGTTTGATAAAGTTCCTGGCCATGCCAGGGCGGTTGGTCTCGCGAACCAGCACCAATTCTTTCTCGCAAGGGTCCGAGGAGTAAGTCACCGAAACGCCGCTGTAGACGTTTCGGCCATTCTTCCAATCCTCAAAGACCTCGAGCACACGGCGAGCAACGACGGTGCTCGTGAACACGGCAGTCGCTGTGGTCATCAGCATTGCTTAGTCGTTTGTAATCGCTATAAGATCTAGTAGGCACTTACCGTTACCAGAATTGAACACCCAGAGGAAATCAATGTTTCCCGGTCCAGCCAGAGCACGAATGTCCTGCTTCCATTTATCGGGAGACATGCCCTCGGCAAAGAGTCTCTTCCTCGCAAAAGAGAGGCGGCGACGCTCCCGGATAGGTTGGTTCATCCGACGATGGTCTTCATTCCAGTCGATAATTTCGGCCAGCTCAACGCGGTAGCCTTCCCCAAGACGCCCATAGCCCAGCATGCGCTCCATGTCCTGATTAGAGTTCAAGAAGGCAAGCGCCTGGGCTGCATGCTGGAAGGTCACCTTGGTCCTTCCATTAGTCTCCACGCGGATGTCCTGCAAGGGCCCTTCGTGGATGCGAGTAGTGATATACTGGATGAAGTCCCGAGTAATCTTCCCATAGACACGAATGACTCCGGCTTTAGCGTCGGGGATGTCGGGAGAGACAGATGCAGGGAGCGTGACTCCGGCATTTCCTGACTCACGCCCTTCAGTACCATCGTCACTGCTCTGGCTTGGCTTGGACACGGAGCCCAACGCCAGAGACATAGGTGACATACACTGCACCTCATGGCTATGACCATTAGAGATCGAGCCGACGACCTGGGCCCAGCTTCCAGTATGTAGATGACGTCCTTCGGGCATCTTTCTGGTCCCATCCACATAGCCAttattctccttctcagtGTCGCACAAGTAAGCTGAGCCATTTGGCTTCTGGTTATCGATGTGAGAGGAGAGCTGGGTGCTTGCAGATTCCTGAGTGACACTATCCTGCTGTGGGTTGTTAGTGTTCATTGCAGTGTATCGCCCATTAGACTTGTTTGTTCCTGCTTACCTCGGGGGCCAGGACATATTCCTCGGGAGTAAGATGCTCAACTCCCTCAGAGAACTTGTTAACAATCATAATGCTAAGCTTTCCGATCTCGTTGGCGACGTGGTGTTGTCCATGCACACGGAACTACGTGATTTAGCTCGCTAGTTTTGACAGAAAGGTAAGTTTCATAACCAACATGGCAAGAGATAAGGTTGAGGTGATTAAGGGCCTCAGCCATGGCACCGTCAATTGAATAGGGCCTCATCTTGGATCTGGACGAGGGTTGACGTTGACGATAGTTCTTGCTTAGTACTCAAGATGATAAGATGCGTAGCCGTGGACGAGAGgtaaacaaaagaaaaagaagatatgatGAGTTGGGATGGGATCCTGATGGCAGAGAAGATTAAGAAgagaggatgggaaggaaagaaacagaaggaagaggagaggagaagagaagagaagagaaagaagcgagTAGAGGATTTGGTTGATTCACTCCGAGCTGGAGACGGAGTGAAGGAGAGAGCAAACCAGGCAAATCGAGCTTGGTATTTTGATGGCAGTCGCGGACTAGTGATCAGAAACGGGACTTTCTGAGATATTGCAAGCTATTTAACATTATTCTGAAATGGTTATTCTCTGCACTGGGGGTGATACCATCTCCAGATGCCCGGAAACTGCCTTGACGATTTAGTGAGGCTTCACAGGGTGGGAGCTGAAAATGAAGCAGAATAAGAGCAGTCTGTCAGAGCCTATGAGGTCTATCAGTCTCttttggaaaagaagaactTCTGTTATATTTCAATTTTCGTTAAAGCAAACAAAATAGCAATCCTGTCGGAACAAGCCAGCCATTCCTCTGATGGAAAGATTGACCTTGACAGCTACAACAGATGATTCATAACTACCAGCCAGAGGACTTTGTATATTTCAATACATATACTTGCTTCTATCATGTATTTCACATACTTAAATCACAGTGTTGCCCCACTTGAAGTGTTACATACAACAAGCTCAATCCACTGGCATTTCTCCGAGAGGCCATGACATTGTAGACTTTAAGCCGTTTAGACACTTGGTTGTCCCATTTTCATTCAGTGATACATCAGACACTTTCGTCTGCACGAACAAGCACCTGCATCTGTGATTTATGCAGCACACCACTACTCGAGCTTGATGCCTTTATAGAGAGTAATGGTGGTAGTGTAGTAGTCGCATTGAGAAGACAAGCATGTATACCATCGAATCACATTCATTATTGTCCAGCCAGTAAAATCTTACTTCTCCAATTTCTCCTCAGGGTTAATTTGGGCTAGTCTTGAATCGGGTTTTTTGTCCatccaacttcttcccatcaCAATCATCATAACAACACATCCATCAACAAATGACAGCGTGACGAGTAAACCTAGATCCAACCACACCTTCATTGCTGAGTCGGCAGCATTCGCCATCGATAAATACATAGTGGCAATTCAAACATCATGGTCATCCTAGTATAGTGCTGCCGTTACAGAGAAGCAATACGATGATGCCATCTGTGCGTGATACAGCCGCCGAGGATATACTAGTACTTGTATAGTTCGGGGCCGAAGAGAGTTCTACCATGGAAAAGGATATATTCGTGAGTGACATATGATGTAAACAAGTATGCTGCCTCCATCATACTGAGATATCAACAGTCAGGCTAACAGCTAGAAACCTATGACTGGTGGACTAGTAAGTGGCGAGGATTGCAGCTAGggtaagattatattatggTTATGTCCGGGGAaggattttcttttttttttctccatgAACTATATTCCACTCAAGCTGATTGTATATTTTCTGTAGTCGGAGCAAACTGACCAAATCATACAGTAAACTAGGCCATAAACCAACACCCGACATCTAATTAAGCTTGTATTGAGAGAAACAGCAATAAAATAGCCTCACTTTCACAAAACCATACCCTTCCAACAACCCATAAAACAACAAAACAGACCCATCACATaagccatccatcaatccagGGTTCACAATAACCTAAGTAGTCTAAACATCGCAATTATTCTCGGCCGATGATCATCATGCAGCCAATCGCGCCACATAAGAGCCCGACCGGTATCTAGATATCCGCAATCACAACTGTCCCATCGCTGGATCATATCAAGATTAAGACATGTCATGTCATTTTCCAGATAATTAGGGTTCTTATCTGTATGTTGCTCCAATCATTTCCTCCACCCCACATGGGCCTAATCATTCTTGATTGCCTTGAGCCACACCTCGCTCTCCCCTTGCATACTCATTCAATGGGTATTCGCAATGGGTGATGTAAGCTTGATACTTACTTACTCGCGAGAGATGGGGAAAATGTATACATCATATGGGTAAATTCTAATCTAGGGTTGCCTTTTCCGTGTTATGTTGTGTGGTAACTGCTCATTAGACAAGGGGGTTTTGTAACTATTTCAATGTGCGGGGGCTTATTACTATGGTTTATACTTTGTATGGATCCAGAATTAGCAAACTAatcagctagctagctagctagctagcttgaAAAGGTAGATAGTCAGGAACAGCTGCTGACAattgtgtgcgtgtgtgtgctCCGAGCTTCACCTTCTCATCGTAGATTTGAAATTAGAGCTTGGTACAGCAGCGATTTTAAAGTTTactaaaagaaaaaccaagCAAGTTACCCCTGCATTGGACGAAGGGTTCTGCAAATAGGAGAGAAATTTCTGGGGAATAAAGTTCAGTAGATGCGGTGTGTGATTTGGGTTTCCaatggggggaggaagatgccaATCCTCCCGCTTCAATTTTAGGACCTAGCACTGtcctacctactactacgtaaCTATTTTGTTCAGGAGGTTTGCAGCAGATAAGAGAATACGATACTAGTATTTAGTATGTAGATAATGATAACAATTACTCCCGTCAATATTGCCCCAATAACAAAATTAATTtatgaaataatataatatattatctaaataGTAAATACATCATATGTTTTATGTAGCGAATTAATTCACGGTTTCAGATGTGTTAGTTTTGCTTATGTCCGCAGTCGGGGGTTGGTGGATTCAATTAGCTACTCGGGTCTCGGTTTTAGATTGATGACTGACACATATGGTGTCATTGTGGATAAACGGGCATTATGGAGCCACGAACGGGGAGCAGGGCATGACATTGTATTCAGAAGTCAGATGGGATTGAAAtcatttttcattttttcccCCCATTGTAATCCGGCAACCCGCAACCCGCAACCtattgtttgcttgcttcaTCCGACCGATTTCATCATGCAAACATGTTGTCAGAGAAGCCACATTCCATGGCTTGTTTTGTGGCAAAGACATCCCCGGCTAAAAATATCCCAAGCTTCCGGGTGCTTTGTTTTCtggtttttattttattattgttttatttcatattttttccctctttgttTACAGTGTATTATTACCTTCTCAGAATTTTGCTCACATCTTCATGCCAATGCTTGGCCCCCTGACAGAGCAGACAATCCACGAGCTAGCTACTTAGTTATTTATCTACTATGTATGAACCACGGGAGACTGTCGTGTGCCGCGCGCCGAATTCCTGATCTGATGAATTCCCCTCCGATTCGGGCAGGTCCATAGAAATCAAGGCGATGAGATAATCCGGCATGCGCGCGCACAGCCAACGTGAGGATGCCGCCCCGTTGGTGTAACAACCAGCCCTGCTTCCAAGGACGATTGCGGTAATTCATTGTTGGTCAAGAGACCTGTTCGCTCTCCTGTTTTGACATACTGTGTAAGtgatatatgtatatgtacTCTGTAAGTTTtgagatttattattatcgtcAGCTAGTTAGGCAGACGAATAAACTTGACCGTTCGCGACTAGATGAATTTTCATGTCTTGGATCTCTTATCTGGGTGCGCGGAATGACCGGCTGTCAACTCGAAccagtttttctttttttccctcaaAAACTAACTAGTCCGGTAGTTAGTAGATAGGACTTTTCCGTTTGCTGACTTGATTCCGAGGAACAAGGCCCATTTGGTTTAAGACATTGTGGGTGACCGAGTGAGCACCAACCGGGGTTTATTTGTTGTGGATTTAGTCATAGGGGGGAACCAcatggggaggggatggggacACTTGGGCTATGTAGATACCTGCCTAGTAGGCTTTGCGGGATATTTGGTTGCTCTTGAGATGTTAAGCGAGCACGAGATTCAGTAGCACCCTTGGTTAGGTCTGGGGAAGATTGAagaagggtaaaaaaaagGGGAGAGTTTTTTAGTTTTATGTGGATGAGCGCACCCTTCTCCATGATCATCCCCAAGGATTTCCCTGATTTGTTGCAGTGTCAGGGACAGACAGGACAGCGCTAGGCGAGTACTTCATCTACTAGTTTCTAGCTCGGGGTGCTTAGTGGCCCAAAGCAGCGCCTGCCGATAAAGAACTTGCTGTgtaagagaaagaaagcagaaagcagaaagcAAGAAATCCACGGAGGAATTAACTTTTGGTGGAGTGGGGCAGGGTCTGCTTCGAGACTAGCGCACTAGTAGGGGTCCCGGGGCAGATCAGGGATTCGTCCATTGAAAGCTTCCCAATTCAGAAAGAACGACGGATCCTGCATGGAAAGTTCTCCCGTACCGTGATGGTAAATACCGCTTTTTACTTTACCTTTCGCTGCGGTCGGTCCGAGGGCCCTTATCAGGCAGGGTCAGTCACTactgggggtgggagaggtgaCCCTGAGATACCGAACAGATCATCGGGCCAACAACATGCCAGATGTGGTCAGAGGGCATCCCATTCAGCTGGGCCATCTCAAGTTACTCGGATAGCTAATCTAAACAAAGGGGTAGAAAACCCCCGTGATGTCTCTCCGTCTGCgtgaggggggaaagagggggaCAGACAACGTTCTCGAAAGGTTctcgtgctgctgctgctgctgttgctgctgttacTGGAAACCGAATACGCCGTATGAGGCCGTGCATTACCAGAAAAGTGAAATTACCTGACGGGTGGGCTACGAGGTCCCACCGGAACCGCATTCGCATTGAACCGTTCCTTCCACAacgaggagagagagagaaagtgaaGAGCGCCGACTTTCTAGGCAAGTACTAGAGGCTATATAGTATATGACTTCTcctattcctcctccccaattTGGGTGACTTCCTTCCTCATTGTACTCGTGGCACAATCCCGGGCTCGTTCTATCGTTACTCGACATCTCTTCCCCGGCTgtctatttcttcttcctctgctctCTTCACTCTTTCTTCTGCCCAGTactcctcatcctttttTTCTATCCATCTCTCCCTCGGCGGTGATACGGCGATAAGAATACTTACCTCCCGAATTTCCCGCGGTCCCTCATTATCGGCGCAACTTTTGATTGGATTCCACTTGCATAGTCCTTGGATTCCCCATCATTCAATTCTATCGCCGTCTTTATATAGAAACCGGTATCTTTATCCTTCACTGCGGTAAAGAAAAAGGCCAAGACTGAATTTTGGTACGCCCTAACTGTCCTTTGCCACTCAGGCACAGCCCAACATCAGAGCCAGTGAATTTTGTGCcttaattactattaataaactaACGGTTTCCCTCTGCAGTGTTGTCTTGCACGTCTCCAGACCAATCTCTAGTGTCTAGCTATACAAGCATCTACTTCCTAGCTCTCAGGTCTTTCACTGAACCCTGTCCGCCACAATGGTGCGGTACacttcttccattcttttGGCCTCGTTGGCCGCCACTTCCGTCTGGGCTGCCTCGTCCCCTCCTTCATGCAGTACCAGCTCTCAGTGCCCCGAAGAGTATCCTTGCTGCTCTCGTGCGTTGGTCCTTTTTCAAATCTAGCCCTATGTGGTATTACCTCATCCGCTAATGCTCGTTTAGAATATGGACAGTGCGGTACTGGTGCTTACTGCTTGGGTGGTTGCGACCCCATTTCGTCATACTCTCTAGACTCTTGCGTTGGTGAGCCCGTGTGTCAGAGCAAGACCTACAAGTGGGACTCTCTCGATAGTGCCGCGCTGAACACCAAATACCTCGGAAATGCGTCCGAATACGACTGGGTCTACAGCGGCTACCCCAAGTTGGACGATGGAAATCTTCTCCTCACTATGCCCAAGAACACCGTTGGTACCCTCTTTGCGAACAACCACTACGTCTGGTATGGCAAGATTTCCGGCAAAGTCAAGAGCAGCCGTGGTGCCGGTGTCGTCACGGCTTTCATCCTGCTTTCGGACGTCAAGGACGAGATCGACTTTGAGTGGATTGGTGCGGATCTGGCGAATGTCCAGACCAACTATTACTGGCAGGGTGTTCTGAACTGTAAGCCTAACATCGTACCGGATGCAATTCCCAAAACTTGCTGCTAACGTGCCTTGTGCAGACAACAACGGCGATAAGGATGCCGTCAACGGAAGTGATACCTTCGATGATTGGCATGAGTATGAGATCGACTGGAAGGAAGATGCGATTACCTGGTCTGTGGATGGTCAGGTTAAGCGGACTCTCACCAAGGAATCGACCTGGAACGAAACTGCCAAGCGCTACCAATACCCCCAGTCCCCATCCAGAATGCAGCTTTCCCTGTGGCCCGCCGGCCAAGCCAGCAATGCACCCGGAACCATTGAGTGGGCTGGTGGCGAAATCGATTGGGACAGCCAGGACATCAAAGACAAGGGTTACTACTATGCCACGTTCAGCGACATCACCGTTGAGTGCTACGATGCCCCGAATGGCACTGTTTCGAACGGAAACAAGTCGTACATGTTCACCAACAAGGACGGGCTACAGCAATCGGTTCAGATCACCAACAATGACACCGTGCTTGCCTCTTTTGGCGCCACTGGTCTCGACATGGATCTCGGTGCCAGCGACTCCAGCAGTTCTGGAACTAACGGCACGGTTCCCGAGAACCAGGGAGGTTCAGGAAACGTcccaggcagcagcagcagcagcagcagcaccactaGTGGCAGCTCAAGTACCTCTTCTGGATTCAGCCAGGGCAGTAGCACCGACACGAGCGGTGCCCCCTCCCAGAATGAGCGAGTCATGAGAGGCTCATTCTTTGCTGCCTTGGTCGCAGTTGTCGTTCTGGTCGCTCTCTAAGGAGACTCGACAAgcaaccatcatcttcacttcTTGGATATTCTTATTCACATAGCTCGATTCTCGGTGCATGCCCCTCCTTTACGACTTGTGTTATCATTCTTAATCCTCTTTACTGTTCTATACCTGGCGCTCCGAACGCCCGTCTTTGATCGGATCTTGTACTTTATGTTTTTTGCCCCCATTGGATGTCTTTATGGTTCTTATGACTGCGCCTGGGTGGTTGCGTTTTTACTCTGTCATGGACATGACTTGACTACACATACTAATACCCCTTTTCCGCTGGGTAATCAGGTGCCCGGTAGTTGGACGtgattatttttctcttcctggtcTGGTGTTTGCATGGTAGATTACTGAATACCAATGGGTTTGTTTGGTCTGACAGACAAGCGAATACCGAAATAGGACTAATGTACACCACTTTATTTTACCGGATGataccgaagaagaagttgcaACGTACAAGTAGCTGCAGGAGAGTCTGCAACTTTCGCGGGCGATACACCCTCTCCGTCGGAAACCCCAaccctcttccccatcaagaCAGTAAAAAAGGCTTTACAATATACAAATACGCACTCTCAATATCACCAACCCTACCGCTACTAATTGCCCGCTCATCCTGAGCAACTTATCacccaccaaccaactacGAATCACGttgatataattaaatcagACCTAATATACTACTGAACCAGGATAAAACACAATAGAAATGTAGCATCTACATCGGAATAATCCACCCTACCTCCGATGTAAACACTATGTCTTCTCGCTGCTGCGGAGTTAGCCATAGGAGATAATGCTGTATCAACTGATTTTCGTACCAATTATTgcggagggagagagagctaCGGATTGCTTTTTTGGGATGCCGGTGGGGGGAGAACACTGCTGCAGGCGGGGGCGGGGGGGGAAGGTCCACGGATATGATGCTTTGATAATTTACTAAGTATGATACTATTGGGGAAGTAATGAGACAGTACCATGGATACTTCGATGGTTATACATATGTTATGCATTATACCGGGTTTCGCTATCGGAGTGAT
It contains:
- the utr2 gene encoding putative cell wall glucanase (Utr2) (CAZy:GH16;~COG:G;~EggNog:ENOG410PH2Y;~InterPro:IPR000757,IPR013320,IPR017168;~PFAM:PF00722;~SECRETED:SignalP(1-20);~TransMembrane:1 (n5-15c20/21o410-427i);~go_component: GO:0005618 - cell wall [Evidence IEA];~go_function: GO:0004553 - hydrolase activity, hydrolyzing O-glycosyl compounds [Evidence IEA];~go_function: GO:0016798 - hydrolase activity, acting on glycosyl bonds [Evidence IEA];~go_process: GO:0005975 - carbohydrate metabolic process [Evidence IEA];~go_process: GO:0071555 - cell wall organization [Evidence IEA]) produces the protein MVRYTSSILLASLAATSVWAASSPPSCSTSSQCPEEYPCCSQYGQCGTGAYCLGGCDPISSYSLDSCVGEPVCQSKTYKWDSLDSAALNTKYLGNASEYDWVYSGYPKLDDGNLLLTMPKNTVGTLFANNHYVWYGKISGKVKSSRGAGVVTAFILLSDVKDEIDFEWIGADLANVQTNYYWQGVLNYNNGDKDAVNGSDTFDDWHEYEIDWKEDAITWSVDGQVKRTLTKESTWNETAKRYQYPQSPSRMQLSLWPAGQASNAPGTIEWAGGEIDWDSQDIKDKGYYYATFSDITVECYDAPNGTVSNGNKSYMFTNKDGLQQSVQITNNDTVLASFGATGLDMDLGASDSSSSGTNGTVPENQGGSGNVPGSSSSSSSTTSGSSSTSSGFSQGSSTDTSGAPSQNERVMRGSFFAALVAVVVLVAL
- a CDS encoding uncharacterized protein (COG:S;~EggNog:ENOG410PXXZ) gives rise to the protein MRPYSIDGAMAEALNHLNLISCHFRVHGQHHVANEIGKLSIMIVNKFSEGVEHLTPEEYVLAPEQDSVTQESASTQLSSHIDNQKPNGSAYLCDTEKENNGYVDGTRKMPEGRHLHTGSWAQVVGSISNGHSHEVQCMSPMSLALGSVSKPSQSSDDGTEGRESGNAGVTLPASVSPDIPDAKAGVIRVYGKITRDFIQYITTRIHEGPLQDIRVETNGRTKVTFQHAAQALAFLNSNQDMERMLGYGRLGEGYRVELAEIIDWNEDHRRMNQPIRERRRLSFARKRLFAEGMSPDKWKQDIRALAGPGNIDFLWVFNSGNATAVFTSTVVARRVLEVFEDWKNGRNVYSGVSVTYSSDPCEKELVLVRETNRPGMARNFIKRTLR
- the MXR1 gene encoding peptide-methionine-S-sulfoxide reductase (COG:O;~EggNog:ENOG410PI59;~InterPro:IPR036509,IPR002569;~PFAM:PF01625;~go_function: GO:0008113 - peptide-methionine (S)-S-oxide reductase activity [Evidence IEA];~go_process: GO:0055114 - oxidation-reduction process [Evidence IEA]); translated protein: MAFATSTTFTRTLLRPFISTNFASLSLSLTPTTSAATIARTMSSTTTSTPQTATVAAGCFWGVEHLFRKHFGNGKGLLSAKVGYCGGHSASPSYRAVCTGDTGHAEALQMTYDPSIVSYRSLLEFFYRMHDATTLNRQGPDVGTQYRSVIFTHNDEQEKIANEVTEKVGKEWFKQPVSTVVVPAGQWWDAEEYHQLYLNKNPEGYECPAHFVRSFPPLSE